In one window of Gracilimonas sp. DNA:
- the rpsK gene encoding 30S ribosomal protein S11, which yields MAKKQPKASVAAKRKRKKQLSDPNGMAFVKATFNNVIVTITDADGNVVSWSSAGKEGFKGSRKNTPYAAQLSAETAAKTAHDMGLRKVAVFVKGPGSGREAAVRGMASSGLEVTSIKDRTPLPHNGCRPPKRRRV from the coding sequence ATGGCTAAAAAACAACCCAAAGCATCTGTAGCTGCAAAGCGCAAAAGGAAAAAGCAATTAAGCGATCCCAATGGTATGGCTTTTGTAAAAGCTACATTTAATAATGTGATCGTAACTATAACCGATGCAGACGGAAACGTAGTTTCGTGGTCATCTGCAGGGAAAGAAGGATTTAAAGGATCTAGAAAGAATACCCCTTATGCTGCTCAATTAAGCGCCGAAACTGCTGCAAAAACAGCACACGATATGGGTTTAAGGAAAGTAGCAGTATTTGTTAAAGGTCCTGGGTCAGGACGTGAAGCAGCTGTGCGTGGAATGGCGAGTTCAGGTTTAGAAGTTACTTCTATAAAAGATCGCACTCCCCTTCCGCATAATGGATGTCGACCACCGAAACGAAGAAGAGTTTAA